The Legionella sp. PATHC032 genome has a window encoding:
- the dnaB gene encoding replicative DNA helicase yields MLDLQTSKKTVDPLKRPPHSVEAEQSIIGGLMLDNQVWDKVSNKLCETDFYRTEHRILFRAISALAKKDQPFDVVTLLDALKTHNELDDAGGEAYLFELANNTPSVANVTAYADIVREKSVQRQLIAVATEIADSAYNPAGREVPELLDMAETKVFAIGEQTASDGGPENIKSILVRAVEKIDALYHNGDAITGLATGLSDLDEMTSGLQPSDLIIVAGRPSMGKTTLVMNMAEHAAIKAGKPVLVFSMEMPADSLAMRMMSSLGRIDQHRIRTGKLDDNDWPRVTSAVHMLSEAPLFIDDTPALSPGEMRARARRLAKEHGSLGLIVVDYLQLMKVPGFNADNRTAEISEISRSLKSLAKELQVPVIALSQLNRSLEQRADKRPVMSDLRESGAIEQDADLICFIYRDEVYNEDSPDKGTAEIIVAKQRNGPIGKVRVAFLGKYTRFEDLAFNGYQGVE; encoded by the coding sequence ATGCTTGATTTGCAAACATCTAAAAAAACAGTCGACCCGCTAAAGCGTCCTCCACATTCTGTAGAGGCTGAGCAATCCATCATTGGTGGTTTGATGCTCGATAATCAAGTTTGGGATAAGGTAAGCAATAAATTATGTGAAACCGATTTTTATCGCACCGAGCATCGTATTCTTTTTAGAGCCATTTCTGCTCTAGCCAAAAAAGATCAACCCTTTGATGTGGTGACCCTTCTTGATGCTTTGAAAACACACAACGAGTTAGATGATGCTGGTGGAGAAGCCTATTTATTTGAGTTGGCAAATAATACACCAAGTGTCGCGAATGTGACCGCTTATGCGGATATTGTGCGAGAAAAATCAGTCCAGAGGCAACTGATAGCGGTAGCAACAGAAATTGCTGATTCTGCTTATAATCCTGCTGGAAGAGAAGTACCTGAGCTATTGGATATGGCAGAAACCAAAGTATTTGCCATAGGTGAACAAACCGCGAGTGACGGTGGGCCAGAAAATATCAAATCCATTTTGGTTCGTGCAGTAGAGAAAATAGATGCCCTCTATCATAATGGTGATGCGATTACAGGTCTTGCTACAGGTTTATCTGATTTGGATGAAATGACATCGGGTTTGCAGCCTTCTGACCTGATTATCGTTGCTGGTCGCCCATCGATGGGAAAAACAACTTTGGTGATGAACATGGCAGAGCATGCGGCAATCAAAGCCGGTAAGCCAGTATTGGTTTTCTCTATGGAAATGCCTGCTGATTCCCTGGCAATGAGAATGATGTCTTCCTTGGGGCGAATTGATCAGCATCGGATTCGTACTGGTAAATTAGATGATAATGATTGGCCGCGAGTGACTTCTGCTGTGCACATGCTTTCTGAGGCTCCTTTGTTTATAGACGATACTCCTGCTTTAAGCCCCGGAGAAATGAGGGCACGTGCCAGGCGTTTAGCAAAGGAACATGGCTCTTTGGGGCTTATCGTTGTCGATTATTTACAATTAATGAAAGTCCCTGGGTTTAATGCTGACAATAGAACAGCAGAAATCTCCGAAATTTCTCGCAGTCTTAAATCATTGGCAAAAGAGTTACAAGTTCCGGTAATTGCTTTATCTCAGTTGAATAGAAGCTTAGAGCAGCGAGCAGATAAGAGGCCTGTGATGTCAGATTTGCGAGAATCAGGAGCAATCGAGCAAGATGCTGACTTAATCTGTTTTATTTATAGAGATGAAGTATATAATGAGGACAGTCCTGATAAAGGTACTGCTGAAATCATTGTTGCCAAGCAAAGAAATGGGCCCATAGGCAAAGTCAGGGTAGCCTTCTTGGGTAAATACACACGATTTGAAGATTTGGCATTTAATGGTTATCAAGGGGTAGAATAG
- the alr gene encoding alanine racemase — protein MSRPTRLVIEPSALLHNLSQIKHLAPGKKVIAMVKANAYGCGVREVAPVLDGRIEAFGVACLEEAMAIRALGVETPCVLFQGVFSSDELLVAVENDFACVLHHPQQLGWLINTPLPYPIKVWVKVNTGMHRLGFKIHELQKVMEALQTCTWVDKNIGLMTHLACADEPLRPENQQQISLFQEISIPGFYQRSIANSAAIISFPDSQADVVRPGIMLYGVSPFANQNAQDLGLIPVMRFMSAISAIHDNPSFAQVGYGGTWKSDKPSRIGIVAAGYGDGYPRHISEKTPVWVRGREVSIVGRVSMDMLTVDLTEHLDVQIGDAVELWGTHVLVERIAKSAGTVGYELLCQISERVRYK, from the coding sequence GTGTCAAGACCTACACGTTTAGTGATAGAGCCCAGTGCTTTATTGCACAATTTATCTCAAATAAAGCATTTGGCTCCAGGCAAGAAAGTTATCGCTATGGTAAAAGCCAATGCCTATGGATGTGGAGTCAGAGAAGTTGCACCTGTTCTTGATGGGCGTATCGAGGCTTTTGGAGTAGCTTGTCTTGAGGAAGCGATGGCTATTCGAGCTTTAGGCGTTGAGACCCCCTGCGTACTCTTTCAGGGCGTCTTTAGTTCTGATGAATTGTTAGTAGCTGTTGAGAACGATTTCGCCTGTGTTCTTCATCACCCACAGCAGTTAGGATGGCTAATCAATACTCCACTACCTTATCCAATAAAAGTATGGGTTAAGGTAAACACAGGCATGCACAGACTTGGATTTAAGATCCATGAATTGCAAAAAGTGATGGAGGCATTGCAAACCTGTACCTGGGTTGATAAAAATATAGGGTTAATGACTCATTTGGCTTGCGCGGATGAACCCCTCCGCCCCGAGAATCAACAACAAATCTCTTTGTTTCAAGAGATATCCATACCTGGATTTTACCAACGCAGTATCGCTAATTCAGCAGCAATTATTTCATTCCCTGATTCCCAGGCTGATGTGGTGAGACCAGGGATTATGTTATATGGCGTTTCCCCATTTGCTAATCAAAATGCTCAGGATTTAGGTTTAATCCCTGTGATGCGTTTTATGTCAGCCATCAGCGCGATTCATGATAATCCATCTTTTGCTCAGGTAGGCTATGGTGGAACCTGGAAAAGCGATAAACCTTCGCGAATTGGTATTGTTGCAGCAGGTTATGGTGATGGGTACCCACGACATATTTCCGAGAAAACGCCGGTTTGGGTTAGAGGGAGGGAAGTGTCTATTGTTGGCAGGGTTTCTATGGATATGCTGACTGTCGATTTGACAGAGCACCTTGATGTTCAGATAGGCGACGCAGTTGAGCTTTGGGGAACACATGTTTTAGTAGAGCGCATTGCCAAATCAGCAGGTACAGTAGGATACGAATTATTATGTCAAATTTCAGAGAGAGTGCGTTACAAATAA
- a CDS encoding RT0821/Lpp0805 family surface protein produces the protein MKKLIVASLSLSFMLGGCASMNKEGVGTITGGVVGGLLGSQFGGGSGKVAAAGAGALLGAYLGGQIGKTMDKVDRLEMQRALETAPTGKAVAWSNPDTGYRYTVQPTRTYYNAQQPCREYITKAMIGGKTQQIYGKACRQADGSWRVVN, from the coding sequence ATGAAAAAATTAATTGTTGCATCATTATCCCTATCATTTATGCTAGGTGGCTGTGCCTCAATGAACAAAGAAGGTGTAGGTACAATTACCGGTGGTGTGGTAGGTGGATTACTTGGTAGCCAATTTGGTGGTGGTTCAGGTAAAGTTGCAGCTGCAGGAGCAGGAGCATTATTAGGAGCTTACCTGGGTGGTCAAATTGGAAAAACGATGGATAAGGTAGACCGACTTGAAATGCAAAGGGCCCTAGAAACAGCTCCAACGGGTAAAGCAGTTGCATGGTCAAATCCGGACACTGGCTACCGTTATACTGTCCAACCTACGAGAACTTATTATAATGCTCAACAACCTTGCCGTGAGTACATTACCAAAGCCATGATTGGTGGCAAAACCCAACAAATTTATGGTAAGGCCTGTCGCCAAGCTGATGGTTCCTGGCGTGTTGTGAATTAA
- a CDS encoding CBS domain-containing protein: MAHLIHSVLPVPPRKIAYIHPDDSVKECIKQMVEKDIGALVVFDNDTNLIGIVSERDILRCYFHKNLSLETAKVSDVVYTNVTILSPHDSVEKAMQVITETKRRHVLIKEEGELLAILSIGDLLYHVLEDKLRVIEHLENYIHS; the protein is encoded by the coding sequence ATGGCTCACTTAATTCATAGCGTACTGCCGGTTCCACCAAGGAAAATCGCTTATATTCATCCTGATGATAGTGTCAAAGAATGTATTAAACAGATGGTTGAAAAAGATATAGGTGCTTTAGTCGTTTTCGATAATGATACCAACCTGATTGGTATTGTGAGTGAAAGAGACATACTTCGTTGTTATTTTCATAAGAATCTAAGTTTGGAAACTGCAAAAGTATCTGATGTTGTTTATACCAATGTCACGATATTAAGCCCCCATGATTCGGTAGAAAAGGCCATGCAAGTGATAACTGAAACGAAAAGACGACATGTATTAATTAAAGAAGAAGGTGAGTTGTTAGCTATATTGTCAATAGGGGACTTGTTGTACCACGTCTTGGAAGATAAATTGCGAGTAATAGAGCATCTGGAAAATTATATTCATTCCTGA
- a CDS encoding CDGSH iron-sulfur domain-containing protein: protein MDDNNSEFKHLFPIGVEVTEGYTYKWCGCGKSNTQPFCDKENCGDKAVSFIADLTEEVYFCNCKQTKSPPFCDGSHAKVLLEVLKNRQNK from the coding sequence ATGGATGATAATAATTCAGAATTTAAGCATTTATTTCCAATAGGTGTGGAGGTAACAGAGGGATATACTTACAAATGGTGTGGTTGTGGCAAAAGCAATACCCAGCCTTTCTGTGATAAAGAGAATTGTGGAGATAAAGCAGTCTCTTTCATAGCAGATTTGACTGAAGAAGTTTATTTTTGCAATTGCAAACAAACCAAAAGCCCTCCTTTTTGTGATGGATCGCATGCAAAGGTTTTGCTTGAAGTGCTTAAAAACAGGCAAAATAAATGA
- a CDS encoding GGDEF domain-containing protein, with the protein MIDQELKKKIVNTISQYEHKCDKMQNQINTLRSVINQLIINPIGINYELDDRLSQLRNYLDTEFEPAVIEKKVKRLAEMLSKMQKKKAENSRLVNGLIKQGVESIGRIANKSQDKRAVTKLQKMLDTEMESHAILVHFNQVLTQCISSVIKELEELPQITKVDSPKKSFQYEISLKVNDSLQQLLNHLSIPQDLDSKRGSIKTNLEHALNDEELSSIIDSLTELVVEAFNVEQNRFKGFLQQLTNQLNDFELYLRAAGNTRRKASEDSRQLESGIQDNLDQIKNHLDTSKTIEELSSKVSQNIKMIGDRLKEYRHNEEIREKEYAKQVLELQARLQESEQNAEEIKNLLSFQKYRINHDSLTGLPNRESYDEHILDSFHRWKRSSSVLSLAVCDIDHFKRINDNFGHLAGDKVLKKVAMIFKSSIRTVDFIARIGGEEFVFIFEQTNSKEALGILEKLRKLVEDCLFYYHDKKVDVTVSFGLTTVTEGDDIESLFMRADNAMYKAKNAGRNRIEVL; encoded by the coding sequence ATGATAGATCAAGAATTAAAGAAAAAAATTGTTAACACAATTAGCCAATATGAGCATAAGTGTGACAAGATGCAAAATCAAATTAATACACTCAGAAGTGTAATTAATCAATTGATCATTAATCCTATTGGAATCAATTATGAATTGGATGATCGCCTTTCACAATTAAGAAATTATTTAGATACGGAGTTTGAACCGGCTGTCATAGAAAAAAAAGTGAAACGTTTGGCAGAAATGCTTTCCAAAATGCAAAAGAAAAAAGCGGAAAATTCTCGTTTAGTCAATGGGCTAATCAAACAGGGGGTGGAGTCCATTGGCCGTATTGCCAATAAATCTCAGGATAAGAGGGCAGTTACAAAATTACAAAAAATGCTGGATACCGAGATGGAAAGCCATGCCATTTTGGTTCATTTTAATCAAGTTTTAACTCAATGCATTTCTTCCGTGATTAAGGAATTGGAGGAGTTGCCGCAAATTACTAAAGTCGATAGCCCCAAAAAGAGTTTTCAATATGAGATTAGTTTAAAAGTAAATGACAGTTTACAACAATTACTTAACCATTTATCCATCCCTCAGGATTTGGATTCCAAGAGAGGAAGCATCAAAACCAATTTGGAACATGCGCTCAATGATGAAGAGCTTAGCTCTATCATTGACAGTTTGACGGAATTGGTCGTTGAGGCATTTAATGTTGAGCAGAATCGATTCAAAGGGTTTCTTCAACAATTAACCAATCAGCTCAATGATTTTGAACTCTACTTAAGAGCAGCGGGGAATACTCGCAGAAAAGCTTCTGAAGACAGTCGTCAATTAGAGTCCGGAATTCAGGATAACCTGGATCAAATCAAAAACCATCTTGATACTTCTAAAACAATTGAAGAATTATCCTCAAAGGTAAGTCAGAATATAAAAATGATTGGCGATCGGTTAAAAGAGTATCGACATAATGAAGAAATTCGAGAGAAAGAGTATGCAAAACAAGTATTGGAATTGCAGGCAAGATTACAGGAATCCGAGCAAAATGCTGAAGAAATAAAAAATTTGCTTTCATTTCAGAAATACAGAATTAACCACGACAGTTTAACAGGCTTGCCGAACCGGGAATCTTATGATGAGCATATCCTGGATTCATTCCATCGCTGGAAACGAAGTTCAAGCGTATTATCTCTTGCTGTATGTGATATCGATCATTTTAAACGTATTAATGATAATTTTGGTCATCTTGCAGGAGATAAAGTTCTTAAAAAGGTAGCTATGATTTTTAAATCGTCAATCAGGACGGTTGATTTTATTGCTCGAATTGGTGGTGAGGAATTTGTGTTTATTTTTGAACAAACCAACAGTAAAGAAGCCCTGGGAATTTTGGAAAAATTACGTAAATTAGTTGAAGATTGTTTGTTTTATTATCATGACAAAAAGGTCGATGTTACGGTTTCATTTGGGCTTACTACTGTGACTGAAGGCGATGATATTGAATCTTTATTTATGCGGGCAGACAATGCCATGTATAAAGCTAAAAATGCAGGAAGAAACAGGATTGAAGTATTGTAG
- the lipA gene encoding lipoyl synthase, with translation MSKLIDIPIVVESGQKYKTSHGVTAIKDGIKSSGQNHERLPKPKWLRIVNHTTPAYSQVKEQVQKHRLATVCEEAKCPNISECWSHGTATIMLMGAVCTRACRFCSVDTGNPHGWLDAQEPENTAETVALMNLDYVVLTSVNRDDLPDGGANHYAKTIRAIKKRSPRTKVEALTPDFQGSERDVAVLLDSGVDVFAQNVETVERLTHPVRDNRAGYQQTLNVLAFAKKYRPDVLTKTSLMLGLGETDEEIIQTMDDLRAHHVDILTLGQYLQPTKNHLPIARYVTPEIFSELRQIGLKKGFFEVASGPLVRSSYRADRVFKRDNLGLDV, from the coding sequence ATGAGCAAATTGATCGATATTCCAATCGTTGTGGAAAGTGGACAAAAATATAAAACATCTCACGGTGTGACAGCTATTAAAGATGGAATAAAATCTTCGGGTCAAAATCATGAAAGACTCCCAAAACCGAAGTGGCTGCGCATAGTCAATCATACAACTCCAGCTTATAGCCAGGTTAAAGAGCAAGTGCAAAAACATCGCCTGGCAACAGTTTGTGAAGAAGCGAAATGCCCTAATATCTCGGAATGTTGGTCTCATGGGACTGCGACTATTATGTTAATGGGGGCAGTATGTACCCGGGCTTGCCGATTTTGTTCTGTGGATACAGGAAATCCTCATGGCTGGCTCGATGCACAAGAACCGGAAAATACCGCGGAAACGGTTGCTTTAATGAACCTGGATTATGTGGTCTTAACTTCAGTTAACCGGGATGATTTACCTGATGGAGGGGCTAATCATTATGCCAAAACCATTAGAGCAATCAAAAAACGTTCTCCAAGAACCAAAGTCGAGGCGCTAACTCCCGATTTTCAAGGAAGTGAAAGAGATGTTGCTGTCTTGCTGGATAGCGGTGTTGATGTCTTTGCCCAAAATGTAGAAACCGTTGAGCGCTTGACTCACCCGGTAAGAGACAATCGAGCGGGTTATCAGCAAACCTTGAACGTTCTGGCTTTTGCCAAGAAATATCGACCTGATGTTCTGACCAAAACCAGTTTGATGCTGGGATTAGGTGAAACGGATGAGGAAATTATACAGACTATGGATGATCTGCGTGCTCATCACGTGGATATTTTGACTCTGGGGCAATATTTACAACCTACTAAAAACCATTTGCCTATAGCACGTTATGTAACTCCAGAAATTTTTTCAGAATTAAGGCAAATTGGATTGAAAAAGGGCTTTTTTGAAGTGGCTTCAGGCCCACTGGTTCGATCAAGTTATAGGGCTGACCGAGTGTTCAAACGGGATAATTTGGGGCTGGATGTTTGA
- a CDS encoding GIY-YIG nuclease family protein, translating to MFWVYILRCSDKSYYTGQTDNLEKRLMQHQDKMIPGCYTSTRLPIQLKYSQEFMSREEALIAERQIKGWSRKKKEALIKGDWQALSDYSKRKS from the coding sequence ATGTTTTGGGTTTATATTCTTCGATGCAGTGATAAGAGCTATTATACAGGACAAACGGATAATTTGGAAAAACGCCTGATGCAACATCAGGATAAAATGATTCCTGGTTGTTATACAAGCACAAGATTACCAATTCAATTAAAATACAGCCAAGAATTTATGTCTCGTGAGGAAGCCTTGATTGCCGAAAGACAAATCAAAGGGTGGAGTCGGAAAAAGAAAGAGGCTTTAATAAAGGGAGATTGGCAAGCATTATCAGACTATTCAAAACGTAAAAGTTAA
- a CDS encoding peptide MFS transporter, with product MKLISQAVKNYLPELSLRQKQTNNIIFITFWSQFSVYALNTVLVLFLTRPLIAQGLGYSQAKAYAFIGVTQATGYLMPILGGYMADNIIGVRRSILLGSIMLACAYLLVMLSGYTISSLGDQLFIIAFAFIPATNSLLMGTASSMVSHIYSDDAIKAKSAMTYYYMAINVGALLATMIAPVLLESRYGPLSVLTLTFIGKSIAALNFAKRYSIYSNVIWGMDKSKFSNQGLLRLVAYIAAIYSLTLYAYTHVYIASTLIGAGCALGIFWFLVKTIMLKGETRSKQMIAVLLIIEAVVFFIIYNQMNSTLVLFAENNSDLSFLWFKISPAQYQMLNPLLILLIGSQLPRFYRFFSRFTIPYQFAAGTILSGIALLIMAFAAQNAINGLVNGNYIALTYILISIAELWVSAIGLSMIGLYCDGRAIAFAMGVWYLASSMSNAISGRIAGWVAIPENINSALESLPYYKNYYLIMGISALGLGILMYFLAYYLHKIMKRRGIELA from the coding sequence GTGAAATTGATTTCTCAAGCAGTTAAAAATTATCTTCCAGAACTAAGTCTTCGCCAGAAACAAACCAATAACATTATTTTTATTACTTTTTGGAGCCAGTTTTCTGTCTATGCTCTGAATACAGTTCTGGTTTTATTTTTAACTCGACCCTTAATTGCTCAGGGTTTGGGTTACAGTCAAGCCAAAGCCTACGCTTTCATAGGTGTAACTCAAGCTACAGGCTACCTGATGCCTATTTTGGGTGGGTATATGGCCGATAATATTATTGGTGTCAGAAGATCCATTCTTTTGGGCAGCATCATGCTAGCATGTGCTTATTTACTGGTCATGTTAAGTGGGTACACCATCAGTTCTCTTGGGGATCAATTATTTATCATTGCTTTTGCCTTTATTCCAGCAACCAACTCCCTATTAATGGGAACAGCATCAAGTATGGTTTCTCACATTTATTCCGATGATGCCATTAAGGCCAAATCCGCTATGACTTATTATTATATGGCCATTAATGTGGGAGCACTGCTGGCAACTATGATCGCGCCAGTTCTCCTGGAAAGTCGCTATGGCCCACTTTCAGTACTCACTTTGACTTTTATCGGCAAATCCATAGCTGCCTTGAATTTTGCTAAGCGTTACTCCATTTATAGTAATGTCATTTGGGGAATGGATAAATCCAAATTCTCCAATCAAGGTCTATTACGCCTTGTCGCTTATATAGCGGCTATCTATTCCCTTACTTTATATGCTTATACTCATGTTTATATCGCCAGCACACTAATAGGCGCAGGATGTGCTCTAGGAATTTTCTGGTTTCTGGTTAAAACCATTATGCTTAAAGGCGAAACTCGCAGTAAACAAATGATCGCTGTATTGCTGATAATAGAAGCCGTCGTATTTTTTATTATATACAATCAAATGAACAGTACTTTGGTATTATTTGCAGAAAACAATTCTGATCTAAGTTTTCTTTGGTTTAAAATTTCTCCTGCTCAATACCAAATGCTAAATCCTTTGCTCATTTTACTGATTGGAAGTCAACTCCCTCGTTTCTACAGATTTTTTTCACGTTTCACAATTCCCTATCAGTTTGCAGCCGGCACGATTCTCTCTGGTATTGCCCTACTGATCATGGCCTTTGCTGCCCAAAATGCAATCAACGGGTTAGTGAATGGTAACTACATTGCCTTGACCTACATTTTAATCTCAATTGCTGAATTATGGGTCAGCGCTATTGGCCTTAGCATGATTGGCTTGTATTGTGATGGGCGTGCGATTGCCTTTGCTATGGGCGTATGGTACTTGGCCAGTTCCATGTCCAATGCCATTTCAGGACGAATTGCAGGTTGGGTCGCCATACCAGAGAATATTAATTCTGCTCTTGAAAGCTTGCCCTATTATAAAAACTATTATTTGATTATGGGCATTAGTGCTTTGGGGCTTGGTATTCTGATGTATTTCCTAGCTTATTATTTACACAAGATCATGAAACGACGAGGTATTGAGTTAGCATAA